In Nitrospirota bacterium, one genomic interval encodes:
- a CDS encoding divergent polysaccharide deacetylase family protein, whose product MPSRSRKKKRHILLIIILIVLAVLFLYKEIGKESFRQSIRDIFGIKEEIKPEKLPEIAIVIDDLGHNKKIAGELFEIKMPLTLSIIPQQTYSKWIAEEGHKLGHDIIAHIPMEARDPSQKLGSGGLYSWMTDREILNTLREDLEGLPDIKGASNHMGSLLTEDERAMSLVMSEMKHRRLFFLDSLTTPKSIAAKAAKAEGIKVLKRDVFLDEKDGSAYMEERWQEALEIARKRGYAIVLAHPREDTINFLKKTIVSKERVKMVRLSELSSQ is encoded by the coding sequence ATGCCCTCAAGAAGTAGAAAGAAAAAGCGCCATATCCTGCTAATCATCATCCTGATTGTGCTGGCAGTTTTGTTCCTGTATAAAGAGATAGGAAAAGAGAGCTTTCGACAGAGCATCCGGGATATCTTTGGAATAAAGGAGGAAATAAAGCCTGAAAAATTGCCTGAGATAGCTATTGTAATAGATGACCTTGGACATAATAAAAAGATAGCCGGAGAGCTTTTCGAGATAAAGATGCCCCTGACCCTTTCAATAATTCCCCAGCAGACTTACTCCAAATGGATTGCAGAGGAAGGTCATAAACTGGGCCACGATATAATCGCCCATATACCGATGGAAGCCAGGGACCCGTCACAGAAACTTGGGAGCGGAGGTCTTTATAGCTGGATGACAGACAGAGAAATACTCAATACTCTGAGGGAAGACCTTGAAGGGCTGCCCGACATAAAGGGTGCCAGCAACCATATGGGCTCTTTACTCACTGAGGACGAGAGGGCTATGAGCCTTGTTATGTCAGAGATGAAGCACAGGAGGCTTTTTTTCCTTGATAGCCTGACCACCCCGAAATCCATTGCTGCTAAGGCGGCAAAGGCCGAAGGGATAAAGGTTCTGAAAAGGGATGTATTCCTCGATGAAAAAGACGGCTCTGCTTACATGGAGGAACGCTGGCAGGAAGCCCTGGAGATTGCCAGAAAAAGGGGATATGCCATTGTATTAGCACACCCCAGGGAGGATACTATAAACTTTCTTAAAAAGACCATTGTATCAAAAGAGCGCGTGAAGATGGTCAGGCTCTCTGAGCTGAGCAGTCAGTGA
- a CDS encoding tetratricopeptide repeat protein, with product MSLIHKALKKLEAEKRAAKKSAEEREGFYSIKGGSRKILLVLTVCVLAGLLLIVLIYPKGKYKSESTRTEKAVAPTTVKSESTRTEIETDPDFVGTKDPKAQSLEYHKKGLELFKAGEIKSAEDAFKEALRLNPGEAVFHNDLGIVLKSQGNLEGAMKHYKEALAINPEFPEALNNLGVIYNLKGENEKALKAFRGALKLRPSYPEAHLNLAILLDSMGKTKEAENHYHAFLAMTVGIDSYRDREDIKKKVQERLNALKK from the coding sequence ATGAGCTTAATCCATAAGGCACTTAAAAAGCTTGAGGCTGAAAAAAGGGCAGCAAAAAAGTCAGCAGAGGAGCGGGAAGGTTTTTATTCAATAAAGGGCGGCTCAAGAAAAATCCTCCTCGTCCTGACAGTTTGCGTACTGGCAGGACTTCTGCTAATTGTTCTCATTTATCCAAAAGGAAAATACAAGTCGGAATCGACTCGTACCGAGAAGGCTGTAGCACCCACGACTGTTAAGTCGGAATCGACTCGTACCGAGATTGAAACAGATCCCGATTTTGTCGGGACAAAAGACCCAAAGGCCCAGAGCCTTGAATATCACAAGAAAGGTCTTGAATTGTTCAAGGCAGGTGAAATAAAAAGTGCGGAAGATGCATTTAAAGAGGCTTTAAGGCTTAATCCAGGAGAGGCTGTATTCCATAACGACCTGGGTATCGTCCTTAAAAGTCAGGGAAATCTTGAAGGTGCGATGAAACATTATAAAGAAGCACTCGCCATAAATCCTGAGTTCCCAGAGGCCCTTAACAACCTCGGCGTTATTTACAATCTAAAGGGAGAAAATGAAAAGGCATTAAAGGCTTTCAGAGGCGCCCTCAAGTTAAGGCCGTCATATCCTGAGGCACATTTGAATTTAGCAATCCTCCTCGACTCAATGGGAAAGACAAAAGAAGCAGAGAACCACTACCACGCCTTTCTCGCAATGACAGTCGGGATCGACTCGTACCGAGATAGAGAAGATATTAAGAAAAAAGTCCAGGAGCGGCTGAATGCCCTCAAGAAGTAG
- the lolA gene encoding outer membrane lipoprotein chaperone LolA, producing MKKITNYKLQIAKATSFTLFFISHLLFFTSSFAFGDNVERIQKEYEGIQDLQGRFIQRSYIKDLERTEKYEGRFFIKRPLKMRWEYSRPRDEEVVISDTDIWIYKKMQKQAIKGKFSSDTYGQAPIALLSGFGDLKKDFDTTRIKEGVFELNPKGKMGLIKKIILEVNNEGFPIKSFKLIDVYGNTVDVTVKDVRINQGFKDSYFIFKAPPGVEVYELNP from the coding sequence ATGAAGAAAATTACAAATTACAAATTGCAAATTGCAAAAGCCACATCATTTACTTTATTTTTCATTTCTCATTTATTGTTTTTTACTTCTTCGTTTGCATTTGGCGATAATGTTGAGCGGATACAGAAAGAATACGAGGGAATTCAAGATTTGCAGGGCAGATTTATACAGAGGAGCTATATAAAAGACCTCGAAAGGACAGAGAAATACGAGGGCAGGTTTTTTATAAAAAGGCCGTTAAAGATGAGATGGGAGTATTCCAGACCCAGGGATGAGGAGGTCGTCATTAGCGACACAGATATATGGATTTATAAAAAAATGCAGAAGCAGGCGATTAAAGGGAAATTCAGCAGTGATACCTATGGCCAGGCCCCGATTGCCCTGCTCAGTGGTTTTGGTGATTTAAAAAAAGATTTTGATACGACACGAATAAAAGAAGGCGTCTTTGAGCTAAATCCAAAGGGAAAGATGGGCCTTATAAAAAAGATTATCCTTGAAGTAAACAATGAAGGCTTTCCTATAAAGTCTTTCAAGTTGATAGATGTTTACGGCAATACGGTCGATGTTACTGTGAAAGATGTTAGAATAAACCAGGGGTTTAAAGATTCATATTTTATTTTCAAGGCTCCGCCAGGAGTAGAGGTTTATGAGCTTAATCCATAA